From the genome of Chanos chanos chromosome 5, fChaCha1.1, whole genome shotgun sequence, one region includes:
- the tob1b gene encoding protein Tob1b: MQLEIQVALNFIISYLYNKLPRRRVNIFGEELERQLKKKYEGHWYPDKPYKGSGFRCIHVGEKVDPVVEEAAKESGLDIEDVRNNLPQDLSVWIDPFEVSYQIGEKGPVKVLYVDDNNENGSELDKEIRNSFNPEAQVFMPINDPVGISSESSSPSPPFGQSAAVSPSFMPRSTQPLTFTTATFAATKFGSTKMKNSGRNGNKVARSSPTNLGLNVNSLLKQKPISTSMHSLYGLGLGSQQQKASALSPNAKEFVFPSLGQGQGSTSAMFNSENPLSLSPLQYNNAFDVFAAYGSLNEKSLMDGLSFSLNNMQYSNQQFQPVMAN, from the coding sequence ATGCAGCTTGAAATTCAAGTAGCACTCAACTTCATTATATCTTATTTGTACAATAAACTCCCGCGACGACGAGTGAACATCTTTGGCGAAGAGCTAGAGAGACAATTGAAGAAGAAATATGAGGGACACTGGTACCCTGACAAGCCATACAAAGGATCTGGATTTAGATGTATACACGTAGGGGAGAAGGTCGACCCAGTGGTGGAAGAAGCAGCCAAAGAGAGTGGCCTGGATATTGAAGATGTCCGTAATAATTTGCCTCAGGACCTCAGTGTTTGGATTGACCCTTTTGAGGTGTCCTATCAGATCGGTGAGAAGGGACCGGTCAAGGTGCTCTATGTGGATGATAATAACGAGAATGGTTCCGAACTGGACAAGGAGATCAGAAACAGCTTTAACCCCGAGGCCCAGGTTTTCATGCCAATCAATGACCCTGTGGGCATCTCTTCTGAGTCCAGCTCCCCTTCCCCACCGTTCGGTCAGTCCGCGGCCGTCAGCCCGTCTTTCATGCCACGCTCCACTCAGCCTTTAACTTTCACCACAGCCACTTTTGCCGCCACCAAGTTCGGCTCCACCAAAATGAAGAACAGCGGCCGTAACGGGAACAAGGTGGCGCGTTCCTCTCCCACCAACCTGGGCCTGAATGTGAACAGCCTGCTGAAGCAGAAACCTATCTCCACGTCCATGCATTCTCTCTACGGCCTTGGCCTGGGGAGTCAGCAGCAGAAGGCCTCCGCTCTCTCCCCTAACGCAAAGGAATTTGTGTTCCCCAGCCTGGGTCAGGGTCAGGGAAGCACCAGTGCAATGTTCAACAGTGAGAATCCCCTCAGCCTCAGCCCACTGCAGTATAATAATGCCTTTGATGTATTTGCAGCTTATGGGAGCCTCAATGAGAAATCCCTGATGGATGGCCTAAGTTTCAGTCTCAACAACATGCAGTATTCTAACCAGCAATTCCAGCCAGTCATGGCTAACTAA